Proteins encoded within one genomic window of Paraglaciecola psychrophila 170:
- the nirB gene encoding nitrite reductase large subunit NirB: MSDLINVDNGNNMRIVVVGNGMVGHHFVDQLIQENNADNNTQLDVVVLSAEPRLAYDRVHLSEYFSGKTAEELALTTPEYYQQHNIKFALNAKVVSINKLAKSVTTEAGEVFVYDKLVLSTGSYPFVPPIPGNDQPHCLVYRTIEDLENISASSAVSKVGVVVGGGLLGLEAANALKEAGLQTHVVEFAPQLMAVQVDNGGGRVLRSKIEALGVKVHTQKATQSIEVGDTCRYKMCFADGEVLETDMILFSAGIRPQDALAREFDIVIGERGGIVVNDQCLTSDADIYAIGECALWNNFIFGLVAPGYTMARAAASHIIGGDVTFQGADMSTKLKLMGVEVGSIGDAHAKTDGALCYTYENQPLEVYKKIVVDAQQKKLLGAVLIGDTSDYDTLLQYALNDIELPEHPESLILPAAAGAAPALGVDALPDTATICSCHNVSKGDIIEAFNSGSCNLADIKSCTKASTGCGGCTALLKTVVDSELTKRGVEVKKDICEHFAYSRQEMFHLVKVGGIKTFDELVEKHGKGLGCEICKPVTASILASIWNDFVLKPDHVSLQDTNDTYLGNMQKDGTYSVVPRIAGGEITPEKLIVLGQVAKDYKLYTKITGGQRIDLFGARVDQLPAIWQTLIEAGFETGHAYAKSLRTVKSCVGSTWCRFGVQDSVGQAIELENRYKGLRAPHKIKFGVSGCTRECAEAQSKDIGIIATENGWNLYVCGNGGMKPRHGDLFATDLDTATLVKYIDRVLMFYVRTGDRLQRTSVWLENLEGGLEYLQQVVIKDSLGICEELEAQMQNVVDTYQCEWKTAIESEQSRKRFRQFVNSDKSDLNIVFVEEREQIRPATESEKEHFNKAQNSQSQSSEVKSTELATELV; this comes from the coding sequence ATGTCAGACTTAATCAATGTAGATAACGGGAATAACATGCGAATAGTAGTAGTAGGTAATGGCATGGTGGGACATCATTTTGTCGACCAATTGATACAAGAAAATAATGCAGACAACAACACACAGCTAGATGTTGTGGTGTTATCGGCAGAGCCAAGACTTGCCTACGACCGTGTACATTTATCTGAGTATTTTTCTGGTAAAACGGCTGAAGAATTGGCCTTAACCACACCAGAGTATTATCAACAGCACAATATTAAGTTTGCTTTAAATGCCAAGGTAGTCAGCATCAATAAGTTGGCTAAATCGGTCACTACCGAAGCGGGCGAGGTGTTTGTATATGACAAGCTCGTGTTGTCCACTGGATCTTATCCTTTTGTACCGCCGATCCCGGGCAACGACCAACCTCACTGTTTGGTTTATCGTACCATTGAAGATTTAGAAAATATCAGTGCTTCATCTGCCGTCAGTAAAGTGGGAGTGGTTGTAGGCGGCGGTCTATTAGGTTTAGAGGCGGCTAATGCCTTAAAAGAAGCAGGCTTACAAACTCACGTAGTTGAATTTGCTCCGCAGTTAATGGCGGTACAGGTAGACAACGGTGGTGGCCGAGTACTACGCAGTAAAATCGAAGCGCTAGGCGTAAAAGTGCATACTCAAAAAGCCACACAAAGCATTGAAGTCGGAGACACCTGTCGCTATAAAATGTGTTTTGCTGATGGTGAAGTATTAGAAACCGACATGATTTTATTCTCTGCAGGTATTCGCCCACAAGATGCATTAGCCCGTGAATTCGATATCGTCATCGGTGAGCGCGGCGGCATAGTGGTGAACGATCAATGCCTAACCAGTGACGCTGATATCTACGCTATTGGTGAGTGTGCCTTATGGAATAACTTTATCTTTGGTTTAGTGGCTCCTGGTTACACTATGGCCAGAGCGGCAGCCAGCCATATTATTGGTGGCGACGTGACGTTCCAAGGTGCTGATATGAGCACCAAATTAAAATTAATGGGTGTTGAAGTAGGTTCAATCGGTGATGCGCATGCTAAAACAGATGGAGCCTTATGTTACACCTATGAAAATCAGCCTCTAGAAGTTTACAAAAAAATTGTGGTGGATGCACAACAGAAAAAACTATTAGGTGCTGTGCTGATTGGTGATACCAGTGATTACGACACTTTGCTGCAATATGCGTTAAACGATATCGAATTACCAGAACATCCAGAAAGCTTGATTTTACCCGCGGCAGCTGGCGCTGCCCCAGCACTGGGTGTTGATGCATTACCAGACACAGCAACCATTTGTTCATGTCATAACGTATCCAAAGGCGACATCATTGAAGCCTTTAATTCGGGCAGTTGTAATTTAGCGGATATTAAATCCTGCACTAAAGCCAGCACAGGTTGTGGCGGTTGCACGGCATTACTTAAAACTGTAGTGGATAGCGAACTCACCAAACGCGGCGTAGAAGTGAAAAAAGATATTTGTGAACACTTCGCGTATTCACGCCAAGAAATGTTTCACCTAGTTAAAGTCGGCGGCATAAAAACCTTTGATGAGCTGGTAGAAAAACACGGTAAAGGTTTAGGTTGTGAAATATGTAAGCCAGTGACTGCGTCGATTTTAGCTTCTATATGGAATGATTTTGTACTCAAACCAGACCATGTCAGTCTGCAAGACACCAACGACACTTACCTGGGTAATATGCAAAAAGACGGCACGTATTCAGTGGTGCCCCGAATAGCAGGCGGCGAAATCACCCCAGAAAAACTCATAGTGTTAGGTCAAGTCGCTAAAGATTATAAGTTGTATACCAAAATCACTGGTGGCCAACGCATCGATTTATTTGGCGCCCGTGTTGATCAACTTCCCGCTATTTGGCAAACCCTTATCGAAGCCGGTTTTGAAACAGGCCATGCCTATGCCAAGTCTTTAAGAACAGTGAAGTCTTGTGTAGGCAGCACTTGGTGTCGTTTCGGTGTGCAAGATTCAGTAGGCCAAGCCATCGAGTTAGAAAATCGTTACAAAGGATTACGGGCACCCCATAAAATAAAATTTGGTGTGTCGGGTTGTACCCGTGAATGTGCCGAAGCCCAAAGCAAAGACATAGGCATCATCGCCACTGAAAACGGCTGGAACCTATATGTGTGTGGAAACGGTGGCATGAAACCGCGCCATGGCGATTTGTTTGCTACCGACTTAGACACTGCAACCTTAGTTAAATACATTGACCGAGTACTGATGTTTTACGTTAGAACAGGCGATCGTTTGCAACGCACATCGGTATGGTTGGAAAACCTAGAGGGTGGCCTTGAGTATTTACAACAAGTCGTAATTAAAGACTCATTAGGCATATGCGAAGAGCTTGAAGCACAAATGCAAAATGTAGTCGACACCTATCAGTGTGAGTGGAAAACAGCGATTGAAAGTGAACAATCTCGTAAACGTTTCCGTCAGTTCGTAAACAGTGATAAATCTGATTTGAACATTGTATTTGTTGAAGAGCGTGAACAAATTCGTCCTGCAACAGAATCAGAAAAAGAACACTTTAATAAAGCACAAAACAGTCAATCACAAAGCAGTGAAGTAAAAAGCACTGAACTTGCCACAGAATTGGTTTAG
- the nirD gene encoding nitrite reductase small subunit NirD, giving the protein MSTSNNWISVCSDTDLVANSGVCALLNEQQIALFKIKNANDEQVFAVSNWDPIGKANVLYRGLLGSVENAKVIISPLYKQRYCLSSGQCLDDDAIKLTVYPVRIENNQVQLQLAD; this is encoded by the coding sequence ATGAGCACATCAAATAACTGGATTTCGGTATGCAGCGATACCGACTTAGTCGCCAATTCTGGAGTTTGCGCTTTGCTAAACGAACAACAAATTGCCTTGTTTAAAATTAAAAACGCCAATGATGAACAGGTTTTCGCTGTAAGTAACTGGGATCCAATCGGCAAAGCTAATGTGTTGTATCGTGGATTATTGGGCTCTGTGGAAAACGCGAAGGTGATCATTTCGCCACTTTACAAGCAGCGCTATTGTTTAAGTTCAGGCCAATGCCTAGATGACGATGCTATTAAGTTAACGGTTTACCCAGTGCGTATCGAAAACAACCAAGTGCAGTTGCAGTTGGCTGACTAA
- a CDS encoding nitrate reductase, which yields MPSNHHMPKNKSASTASVVSTTCPYCGVGCGIDVHIANDKQLTELKGSSDHPANFGRLCVKGSKLLETNSPSGRLLSPMIGAKKASWEDAIAQVATKFNQLIAKHGSDSVAFYVSGQLLTEDYYVANKLMKGYIGSANIDTNSRLCMSSAVAAYKRAFGADAVPCCYEDLEQAELLILVGSNAAWTHPVLFQRIERAKKLNPDMQVVTIDPRRTATSELADMHLAIKPGTDVVLFNGLLAYLDNHDAVNTDYITANTQGFEQVINSCKPWTLSQVAQQCDISELELHSFYRLFAKTDKVVTAYCMGVNQSTSGSDKANSIINSHLATGKIGREGCGPFSLTGQPNAMGGREVGGLANMLACHMDIENPEHRQTVQTYWQSPTIANKAGLKAVDLFDNINNGKVKAVWIMATNPMVSMPNRQKIAEALTKCELVVVSDCVAKNDTLDYAHIAFPASCWSEKDGTVTNSERRISRQRGLLPAAGKAKHDWQIICDVAKAMGFENGFDFNSANEIFAEYAGLTKADNQGSRGLDLSGLCNMTETQYNRLKPVQWPVNKQYPDGTKRLFTDGKFYTQSGKAQFVLTDFAAPEQLTNTDFPFVLNSGRVRDQWHTMTRTGKTSELSAHTNRPYLAIHAIDAQRLALKNDDLVSLSAAHFNNKQNRVLLPIVIDNNQRQGEVFAPIHWSASNASSANISALYTDANDKISGQPELKHAAVKLQKVSYQYSGQLFIRQQLKVELLREYFDYFVTCPVDNGHLVFFATEQEPAKIKRDLQQQLPLYDEWVNASGIDLNSSCAMRQGVMSLIMFISVNHNEVDPSWINSLLISENVTPEQLHGLLNIQPDVQFKQGKLVCSCFKVAENTIIDAIKGGCNSVDNLGKQLKCGTNCGSCKSELSQMVRLHQPKNLIIEEDQLITLEAVS from the coding sequence ATGCCTTCTAATCATCACATGCCCAAGAATAAAAGCGCTAGCACTGCTTCTGTGGTCAGCACTACTTGCCCATACTGCGGTGTGGGCTGTGGTATAGATGTGCACATTGCTAACGACAAACAATTAACTGAACTAAAAGGCAGTAGCGATCACCCTGCCAACTTCGGACGTTTGTGCGTTAAAGGCAGTAAGTTATTAGAAACCAATTCTCCCTCGGGCCGTTTACTCAGCCCTATGATTGGCGCTAAAAAAGCCAGTTGGGAAGACGCCATTGCTCAAGTGGCGACTAAGTTTAATCAGCTTATTGCAAAGCATGGATCCGACTCAGTTGCGTTTTATGTATCAGGCCAATTGTTAACTGAAGACTATTATGTCGCCAATAAACTGATGAAAGGTTATATCGGCAGTGCCAATATCGATACTAATTCAAGATTATGTATGTCGTCAGCTGTAGCGGCTTACAAACGTGCCTTTGGTGCCGATGCGGTGCCTTGTTGTTATGAAGATTTAGAGCAAGCCGAATTATTAATATTGGTGGGCTCAAATGCGGCTTGGACACACCCTGTATTGTTTCAACGTATCGAGAGAGCTAAAAAGCTGAATCCCGACATGCAAGTGGTCACAATCGACCCACGAAGAACTGCTACATCTGAGTTGGCCGATATGCATCTAGCGATTAAACCCGGTACCGATGTGGTGTTGTTTAACGGTTTATTGGCATATTTGGATAATCACGATGCTGTCAATACAGATTACATCACAGCTAATACACAAGGCTTTGAGCAGGTTATTAACAGCTGTAAGCCTTGGACATTAAGTCAAGTAGCCCAGCAATGTGACATTAGTGAATTAGAATTACATAGTTTTTATCGATTATTTGCTAAAACCGATAAAGTGGTCACTGCTTATTGCATGGGGGTGAATCAATCTACCTCTGGTTCTGACAAAGCTAACAGTATTATTAACAGTCATTTAGCCACCGGTAAGATTGGTCGTGAAGGTTGCGGGCCGTTTTCGTTAACAGGTCAACCCAATGCTATGGGCGGCCGCGAAGTGGGTGGTTTAGCCAATATGTTGGCTTGTCATATGGATATTGAAAACCCTGAACATCGCCAAACGGTACAGACGTATTGGCAGTCGCCCACTATCGCTAATAAAGCGGGGTTGAAAGCCGTCGATTTATTTGACAATATTAATAATGGCAAAGTCAAAGCCGTGTGGATCATGGCCACTAATCCAATGGTGAGTATGCCCAACAGACAAAAAATTGCCGAAGCATTAACAAAATGTGAGCTGGTGGTAGTGTCTGATTGTGTGGCTAAAAACGATACTCTTGATTATGCCCATATTGCTTTTCCGGCTAGCTGTTGGTCAGAAAAAGACGGCACAGTCACCAATTCTGAGCGGCGTATTTCCCGCCAGCGTGGTTTGTTACCTGCCGCAGGCAAAGCTAAGCACGACTGGCAAATTATATGTGATGTAGCCAAAGCCATGGGGTTTGAAAACGGTTTCGATTTTAATTCAGCCAATGAAATATTTGCTGAATATGCCGGATTAACCAAAGCAGATAACCAAGGCAGTCGAGGTTTAGACTTATCTGGTTTATGTAATATGACAGAAACCCAATATAACCGTCTAAAACCGGTGCAATGGCCTGTGAATAAACAGTATCCCGATGGCACTAAACGATTATTCACAGACGGAAAATTTTACACTCAAAGTGGTAAAGCACAGTTTGTGCTCACCGACTTTGCTGCACCTGAACAATTAACAAACACTGATTTCCCCTTTGTACTTAATAGTGGCAGGGTGAGAGATCAATGGCATACCATGACACGTACCGGTAAAACGTCAGAATTAAGCGCACACACCAACCGACCATATTTAGCTATTCATGCAATAGATGCTCAACGCTTAGCGTTAAAGAATGATGATTTAGTTAGCCTCAGCGCAGCCCATTTTAATAATAAGCAAAACCGAGTCTTGCTGCCCATAGTAATTGACAACAATCAACGTCAAGGAGAGGTGTTTGCACCCATTCATTGGAGTGCTAGTAACGCATCCAGCGCCAACATTAGCGCTCTTTATACCGATGCTAACGACAAAATATCTGGGCAGCCTGAATTAAAACATGCAGCGGTTAAGCTTCAAAAAGTCAGTTATCAATATTCTGGGCAGCTGTTTATTCGGCAACAGCTTAAGGTTGAGTTACTGCGAGAATATTTTGATTATTTTGTCACATGCCCCGTTGATAACGGGCATTTAGTATTTTTTGCCACAGAACAAGAGCCAGCAAAAATTAAGCGCGACTTACAACAACAACTGCCACTGTATGACGAATGGGTCAACGCCTCAGGCATTGACCTAAATAGCAGCTGTGCCATGCGCCAAGGTGTGATGTCATTGATCATGTTTATCTCAGTAAACCACAATGAGGTTGATCCCAGCTGGATCAATAGTTTGCTCATTAGCGAAAACGTAACGCCTGAACAGCTTCACGGTTTGTTAAACATCCAGCCTGATGTGCAATTCAAACAAGGCAAGTTAGTGTGTAGTTGTTTTAAAGTAGCTGAAAATACCATTATTGACGCCATCAAAGGTGGCTGTAACTCAGTAGACAATTTAGGTAAGCAGTTAAAGTGTGGGACTAATTGTGGCTCATGTAAGTCTGAACTGAGCCAAATGGTGAGGTTACATCAGCCCAAAAATCTCATTATTGAAGAAGACCAATTAATTACTTTGGAGGCCGTATCATGA
- the cobA gene encoding uroporphyrinogen-III C-methyltransferase has product MNTENTLFPWGFARLQQFLSSHNVTPLKQLPNWLNHYFSHHQLVPRRKRNAKGHVYLIGAGPGDAELLTLKAHRLIQQADVVMYDWLVNPDIIKMIPRHVERVFVGKKCGRHSMKQADICQLMVEVALTGKNIVRLKGGDPAIFARAAEECDILAKHHIDFAIVPGITAASGASAYAGIPLTHRECAQSVRFITAHLRSEKSATGELKSPTDEPNWQALVAGANASQSTNKGETLVFYMGLKRIDTIMQRLTTHGLEASTPVAVIDQATTAQQQVCIGTLENIAQRVLERNFQGPAITIVGEVVNKRHDVNLSLFSSSANELSVNT; this is encoded by the coding sequence ATGAATACCGAAAATACATTATTTCCATGGGGCTTTGCACGACTACAACAGTTTTTGTCTAGTCATAACGTCACACCTTTGAAGCAACTACCTAATTGGTTAAACCACTATTTTAGCCATCATCAGCTTGTGCCGCGTCGTAAACGTAATGCGAAAGGCCACGTTTATTTGATTGGAGCAGGGCCGGGCGATGCGGAGCTGCTGACTTTAAAAGCCCATCGCTTAATTCAACAAGCGGATGTAGTGATGTATGACTGGTTGGTTAACCCAGATATTATCAAGATGATCCCGCGTCATGTTGAAAGGGTATTTGTGGGTAAAAAGTGTGGCCGCCATAGTATGAAACAAGCCGATATATGCCAGTTGATGGTAGAAGTGGCACTAACCGGTAAAAACATTGTGCGCTTAAAAGGTGGCGACCCCGCTATTTTTGCTAGAGCTGCAGAAGAATGTGATATTTTAGCGAAGCACCACATCGACTTTGCGATAGTGCCGGGTATTACCGCTGCATCGGGTGCGTCGGCTTATGCAGGTATCCCTCTTACGCATAGAGAATGTGCTCAATCTGTTCGTTTTATCACTGCACACTTAAGATCAGAAAAGTCAGCCACAGGCGAGCTAAAGTCCCCTACAGACGAGCCCAATTGGCAAGCGCTGGTGGCAGGAGCCAACGCCTCACAATCTACCAATAAGGGTGAAACATTAGTGTTTTACATGGGACTCAAACGTATCGACACGATAATGCAGCGCCTCACAACCCATGGGCTAGAGGCGAGCACGCCAGTTGCCGTTATTGACCAAGCCACAACGGCACAACAGCAAGTGTGCATTGGCACCCTAGAAAATATCGCCCAGCGTGTGCTTGAACGTAATTTTCAAGGTCCAGCCATAACTATAGTAGGTGAAGTAGTGAACAAGCGTCACGATGTCAACTTATCGCTATTTTCATCATCAGCAAATGAGTTGAGTGTTAACACCTAA
- a CDS encoding glycosyl transferase family protein — translation MPEIMSDTPTDFKHFIRIIGRGQRAGRTLTMQEAEQAMSMVINGQATAEQKGAFLMLLRVREETAEELAGFSQAFRTCSLASVADLSVDLDMGCYAGKRRHLPWFLLAVMLLAKNGKRIFLHGTHEPDSKRLYLKEVLPQIGFKVAQHPEQVQVALDTFGFAYMDLKQINPQLDDIIQLREQFGLRSCANTLARMLNPSHAAHCLQGIFHRKIDEKHRETAALLNDANVLCFRGEGGEVEFNPLRDVTLHVSRNGQQSSEDVTATCETFITKPQELDAKQLISVWTGEFDDIYANHAVVGTLSLMLVLVDKLDWTEAYQQAEQMWQGRDKKWPVVLPEDKSEVVPFDTTGKHYAH, via the coding sequence ATGCCCGAAATAATGTCAGATACCCCAACAGATTTTAAACACTTTATTCGTATTATCGGTCGTGGCCAACGTGCAGGGCGAACTTTAACCATGCAAGAAGCAGAACAGGCTATGAGTATGGTCATTAATGGCCAAGCCACAGCCGAACAAAAAGGTGCGTTTTTGATGTTGCTTCGGGTTAGAGAAGAAACAGCTGAAGAATTAGCCGGTTTTAGTCAGGCATTTCGTACTTGTAGCCTTGCTAGTGTGGCTGATTTATCTGTGGATTTAGACATGGGCTGTTACGCCGGTAAGCGCAGGCACCTACCTTGGTTTTTGTTGGCGGTTATGTTGCTGGCAAAAAATGGTAAACGGATATTTTTACATGGTACTCATGAGCCAGATTCAAAACGTTTATATCTTAAAGAAGTATTGCCACAAATTGGTTTTAAAGTGGCACAACACCCAGAGCAAGTACAAGTTGCATTAGACACTTTCGGTTTTGCTTACATGGACTTAAAACAGATTAACCCGCAACTCGACGATATTATTCAACTGCGCGAGCAATTTGGTTTGCGTTCGTGTGCCAATACATTGGCTAGAATGTTAAATCCCTCTCATGCCGCTCATTGCCTGCAAGGCATTTTCCATCGTAAAATTGACGAAAAACATCGTGAGACCGCCGCCTTATTAAATGACGCTAACGTATTATGTTTTAGAGGCGAAGGCGGTGAAGTCGAATTCAATCCGCTTCGAGATGTTACCTTGCATGTTAGCCGTAATGGGCAACAATCCAGCGAAGATGTAACCGCCACTTGTGAAACGTTTATTACTAAACCTCAAGAACTTGACGCTAAACAATTGATAAGTGTCTGGACTGGAGAGTTTGATGATATTTATGCTAACCATGCTGTAGTGGGTACTTTGAGTTTAATGTTGGTGTTAGTGGATAAACTTGACTGGACAGAGGCTTATCAACAAGCTGAACAGATGTGGCAGGGACGTGATAAAAAATGGCCTGTAGTTTTGCCTGAAGATAAGTCAGAGGTCGTGCCTTTTGATACAACTGGCAAGCATTACGCGCATTAA
- a CDS encoding DUF3047 domain-containing protein codes for MLWKTKSLNYVWSSNQDKGLIWDNPFAGSSIKIMSIRGKGFEKGKWYQEKRNVYQDLIDVFGDKGSQEANQKTYRYYSHYDRH; via the coding sequence ATGCTTTGGAAGACTAAATCGTTAAACTATGTTTGGTCGAGTAATCAAGATAAAGGCTTGATTTGGGATAATCCATTTGCTGGTTCAAGTATCAAAATTATGTCTATCCGAGGAAAGGGATTTGAAAAAGGCAAGTGGTACCAAGAAAAACGCAATGTATACCAAGATTTGATTGATGTCTTTGGTGATAAAGGTAGTCAGGAAGCTAACCAGAAAACGTATAGATATTATAGCCATTATGACAGACACTGA
- a CDS encoding sugar phosphate isomerase/epimerase family protein, which yields MNHQNIYGLNPSESQTELALDRRRFMKLSSIILGASLLPGSLAFAADKPSAVGLQLYTLRDMMAVSVPATLKLVSAVGYKEVETAGYFEYSPREFRKMLDGEGLTSPSAHIRLDLFDKSLNQVIDTAKEVGHEYVVIPYLTVEQRGSGINVYKKLAENCNVYGEACKKVGLKLAYHNHDFEFEMRDGQLPYDVLLQDVDADLMAMEMDLYWMVKAKQDPLAYFKRHPGRFKLWHVKDMDKQGAFADVGTGIIDFPAIFAHAKQAGVEHKVVERDMTDNIVKTIQQGYKAVSALSKA from the coding sequence ATGAATCACCAAAATATCTATGGCTTAAATCCATCTGAGTCTCAAACTGAACTAGCGCTTGATCGCAGGCGCTTTATGAAACTTAGCAGTATTATTTTAGGTGCTAGTCTGTTACCGGGCTCCCTAGCCTTTGCCGCCGATAAGCCAAGTGCAGTGGGTTTACAATTATACACGTTGCGCGACATGATGGCGGTGAGTGTGCCTGCGACCTTAAAATTGGTTTCGGCAGTGGGTTATAAAGAAGTTGAAACCGCTGGATATTTTGAATATTCGCCTCGGGAATTTCGCAAAATGTTAGATGGTGAGGGGCTCACTTCACCTTCGGCGCACATTAGGTTGGATTTATTTGATAAGAGCCTCAACCAGGTTATCGATACAGCGAAAGAAGTGGGTCATGAGTATGTGGTTATTCCTTATTTGACTGTTGAGCAGCGTGGCAGTGGTATTAATGTCTATAAAAAGTTGGCTGAAAATTGCAATGTCTATGGTGAAGCCTGTAAAAAAGTAGGACTGAAATTGGCTTATCATAATCACGATTTTGAATTTGAAATGCGTGATGGGCAGTTACCTTATGACGTATTACTACAAGATGTTGATGCCGATTTAATGGCAATGGAAATGGATTTGTATTGGATGGTCAAGGCAAAACAAGACCCATTAGCATATTTTAAACGCCATCCCGGACGCTTTAAATTGTGGCACGTTAAAGATATGGACAAACAAGGTGCATTTGCGGACGTAGGGACGGGTATTATTGATTTTCCTGCTATTTTTGCTCATGCCAAACAAGCAGGTGTTGAACATAAAGTGGTTGAACGCGACATGACCGACAATATTGTCAAAACAATTCAGCAGGGTTATAAAGCAGTTTCAGCCTTGTCAAAAGCTTGA
- a CDS encoding DUF1499 domain-containing protein, whose amino-acid sequence MNKQVSIILFSFVFMMGCSGTIPKLGVTSGQLTPCPSKPNCVSSQATDKDHYIPPINFTGTPQDTQNKLLQILNALERTKVIVVQESYIRVEFTSKIFKFVDDVEFSFPPKNIEQIIINVRSASRIGYSDLGANQKRIEQIRTQFKEDE is encoded by the coding sequence ATGAATAAACAAGTTTCAATTATTTTATTTAGCTTTGTCTTTATGATGGGATGCTCTGGCACCATTCCTAAGCTGGGAGTCACGAGTGGTCAATTAACTCCATGTCCTAGCAAGCCAAATTGTGTGAGTAGTCAAGCAACGGATAAAGATCATTATATACCCCCCATTAATTTCACTGGAACACCTCAAGATACACAAAATAAACTTTTACAAATACTAAACGCTTTGGAGCGAACCAAGGTTATAGTCGTTCAGGAAAGTTATATTCGTGTAGAGTTTACTTCCAAAATATTCAAATTTGTTGATGATGTAGAGTTTTCTTTTCCACCAAAAAACATCGAACAAATAATTATAAATGTAAGGTCTGCATCACGTATTGGCTATTCAGATCTTGGTGCAAACCAAAAACGAATTGAACAGATTAGAACTCAATTTAAAGAAGATGAATAA
- a CDS encoding HAD family hydrolase — MKVIIFGGIGTIANTSYLQRKAFNAAFEELSIEWFWGKGEYMSLLTQSGGESRITEYNNKYGGLPKGLSPARVHKLKTSLFHRFMTDSILPLREGVQSVIDSAKFNNIKLAFATTTSKDNIDTLLNSAGLDPSTFDIITNRSLVDASKPNPEVYEYCLEKLNILAADSMAIEDSKSGVKAAIGAGITCVAFPNEFTADHSYVDAIENVDDLKHSAHLNAFLKPQN; from the coding sequence ATGAAAGTAATTATTTTCGGAGGAATAGGCACTATAGCAAACACCTCATATCTTCAACGCAAAGCCTTTAACGCTGCATTTGAAGAACTATCAATTGAGTGGTTTTGGGGCAAGGGGGAGTATATGAGCCTCCTTACCCAGTCTGGTGGCGAATCACGCATCACTGAATACAATAATAAGTACGGAGGACTTCCAAAAGGTCTTTCGCCTGCTAGAGTACATAAGTTAAAAACAAGTTTATTCCACCGTTTTATGACTGACTCAATACTTCCGTTACGGGAAGGCGTTCAGTCGGTGATAGATAGTGCAAAATTTAACAATATAAAATTGGCTTTTGCTACTACTACTAGCAAAGATAACATTGATACGTTATTGAATTCAGCTGGGTTAGACCCGTCTACATTCGATATAATAACCAACCGGTCTTTGGTCGATGCATCTAAACCTAATCCTGAAGTGTACGAGTATTGTTTGGAAAAGCTTAATATTTTGGCCGCTGATAGCATGGCAATAGAAGACTCAAAATCTGGTGTAAAAGCAGCGATAGGAGCTGGCATAACATGCGTTGCATTTCCGAATGAGTTCACCGCAGATCATAGTTATGTTGATGCAATAGAAAATGTGGATGATTTAAAACATTCGGCGCACCTAAACGCATTTCTAAAACCGCAGAATTAG